One window from the genome of Natronomonas pharaonis DSM 2160 encodes:
- a CDS encoding glycosyltransferase family 4 protein: MRVAIILKTFPPDVIGGMETQTKRMATELHHQGHDVTVFTKRFGDHDDSDVPYEVVRIQNWRVNPFVSDLTFLVFAMLALIRRRNEFDVLQCMMLYPVGFLGYVLNRLTGLPYFAWVRGGDYYFMNDVWWKRWMMRRVLDDTLVLAQSGKIRDDVVADFDDIECNIDILGNAVSIPDETASGEGVLYVGRLAPKKGIEYLIDAVAEINASLTIVGDGSERDRLERRAAEAGADVTFEGEVDPDDVGRYYRSAGVFALASTEGEGMPNVVLEAMSWGLPVVATDSGGLPSLIDTGYNGYLVPMRDSQALSAKIERLLADDQHRANLGENARRFVADYHSWEALCSELKTHYERVT; encoded by the coding sequence ATGCGTGTCGCCATCATTCTCAAAACATTCCCGCCAGACGTCATCGGAGGCATGGAGACCCAGACGAAACGTATGGCAACCGAGCTACACCATCAAGGTCACGACGTGACAGTTTTCACGAAACGCTTCGGTGACCATGATGACAGTGATGTCCCATACGAGGTGGTACGTATCCAAAACTGGCGGGTGAATCCGTTCGTGAGTGATCTCACTTTTCTCGTGTTTGCGATGTTGGCTCTCATCCGTCGTCGTAACGAGTTCGACGTCCTCCAGTGTATGATGCTTTACCCAGTCGGCTTCCTTGGATACGTTCTCAACCGCCTTACCGGCCTTCCGTACTTTGCATGGGTCCGCGGTGGGGACTACTATTTCATGAACGACGTCTGGTGGAAACGTTGGATGATGCGTCGAGTTCTCGATGACACACTTGTTCTCGCGCAGTCCGGAAAGATCCGAGACGATGTAGTCGCCGACTTCGATGATATTGAGTGCAATATCGACATACTTGGTAACGCTGTATCCATTCCTGACGAAACAGCATCAGGAGAAGGAGTCCTCTACGTCGGTCGACTCGCACCGAAGAAAGGTATCGAGTATCTCATCGACGCTGTCGCGGAGATCAACGCGTCGCTCACTATCGTCGGTGACGGATCCGAGCGCGACCGGCTCGAACGACGCGCCGCCGAGGCCGGTGCTGATGTCACGTTTGAGGGCGAAGTCGACCCCGACGATGTCGGTCGATACTACAGGTCAGCAGGTGTGTTTGCCCTCGCGTCGACTGAGGGTGAAGGAATGCCGAACGTTGTGCTCGAGGCAATGTCGTGGGGTCTACCGGTCGTTGCGACGGACAGTGGTGGTCTTCCGTCGCTGATCGACACTGGATATAATGGGTATCTCGTCCCTATGCGTGATTCGCAGGCGTTGTCCGCGAAGATCGAACGACTTCTTGCCGACGACCAGCATAGGGCCAATCTAGGCGAAAATGCGCGAAGATTCGTCGCCGATTACCACTCTTGGGAGGCACTCTGTTCTGAACTCAAAACCCACTACGAGCGTGTTACATAA
- a CDS encoding class I SAM-dependent methyltransferase: MGKSEKIRYDAVLQRIPETTETILDIGCARHSEEKRESANLHEYLITNTECHVQGIDVLEEEIEKMRNEGYDVQVGDAEIFESETEFDVIVAGEVIEHLKNIGKFIRTAESNLAVGGKLIITTPNPDGFAYFRKALFNQPNNPTHTCWVDPKNLEQLISITETDLQLNEWTYLPPVGGVSMVLWKTGFSRAASPGYVAELSLDSTG, encoded by the coding sequence ATGGGGAAGTCAGAGAAAATACGTTATGATGCGGTGTTACAACGAATCCCCGAGACTACGGAGACGATTCTTGATATTGGATGTGCTAGACATAGTGAAGAGAAGAGAGAGTCGGCAAATTTACATGAGTATCTGATAACAAACACCGAGTGCCACGTACAAGGAATAGATGTGCTTGAGGAAGAGATCGAAAAGATGCGGAATGAAGGGTACGATGTTCAGGTGGGGGACGCCGAAATCTTTGAGTCGGAAACCGAGTTTGATGTTATCGTTGCTGGTGAGGTTATAGAACATCTGAAAAACATAGGGAAGTTCATCCGCACTGCGGAGAGCAATCTCGCTGTGGGGGGGAAACTGATAATCACGACCCCGAATCCGGACGGCTTCGCGTATTTCAGGAAAGCACTGTTCAACCAGCCAAACAACCCCACACACACCTGCTGGGTAGACCCTAAGAACCTTGAGCAGCTTATTTCCATCACCGAAACAGATCTGCAACTAAACGAATGGACATACCTCCCACCAGTTGGTGGTGTTTCCATGGTCCTCTGGAAGACGGGTTTCAGCAGAGCTGCGAGCCCAGGGTACGTTGCTGAACTCTCGTTAGATTCAACTGGGTAA
- a CDS encoding AAA family ATPase → MSHIEFVGPPGAGKSTIYGAVIDNPKFFGALQEDAVKRWMLRKARKRYRILYRMTPGFLRSLLVDSVIEYRLRRAVFDDFVRSYPNFPHVLSLILNEARYQPETLHQLVKRCAETYQIGVETVEDDETLFIDEGFSQSAVSILWRFDDRQFPLSDYFQRTPTPRLLIYVDAPVDTCIQRQQKRGNVPASKEWVSEDIQTVQYDLDNICQQVVTAAEKHTQVLTINNTGGIDTAVDRIRSALSN, encoded by the coding sequence ATGAGTCATATTGAATTTGTTGGGCCGCCGGGTGCTGGAAAATCGACGATTTACGGTGCCGTAATCGATAACCCGAAATTCTTTGGAGCGCTCCAAGAGGATGCTGTGAAACGGTGGATGCTACGTAAAGCACGCAAACGGTACCGGATCCTCTATCGGATGACCCCGGGTTTTCTCCGCTCACTGCTTGTCGATAGCGTTATCGAATATCGTCTCAGACGAGCGGTATTCGACGATTTTGTTCGAAGCTACCCTAACTTTCCCCATGTCTTGTCTCTGATACTGAACGAAGCACGATATCAACCGGAGACACTTCATCAACTGGTCAAACGATGTGCTGAAACATATCAAATAGGGGTTGAAACAGTCGAGGACGATGAAACACTTTTTATCGACGAGGGCTTTTCTCAGAGCGCGGTCTCAATACTATGGCGGTTTGACGACAGACAGTTCCCACTGAGTGACTACTTCCAGCGTACGCCTACACCCAGATTACTCATCTACGTGGATGCCCCAGTCGACACATGCATTCAGAGACAACAAAAACGGGGAAACGTTCCTGCCTCAAAAGAATGGGTCTCGGAGGATATTCAAACGGTTCAATACGACTTGGATAACATTTGTCAGCAGGTAGTGACGGCAGCAGAAAAGCATACGCAGGTACTAACCATTAACAATACCGGTGGTATCGACACTGCGGTGGACCGCATTCGTTCGGCACTGTCCAACTGA
- a CDS encoding RtcB family protein, protein MHAEQTVVVEDEFGIDDTLKDDLKTVAGIPDVERVIALGDIGPSKSETPGSIAVATTGTVYPEFCSNVVNCGMSLLRTGLKEEDVTDELLTKFCERLQSPDERFSPDKQDTIGMLEHGAEYVVDEWGFSPDLLTNIENGGNMFKTENRTREIRELVPPWILSHPNAREDTPIPNLSGNHFIEFQVVDEVLDSDTATEWGLSEGDVLVAMHGDYQLTLYINWHYANRHKFREHAALQDKIKLQLSKLLFHAWSGRVRDLPQNWKCYNGSERFSGIDTNTVQGDRYVQTQHAAMNFGYANRLLANCYMADVLADITSKASDASLLWDVGHDTLQRESIGGEEYWIHRKAAGNAAAGKPAFISGSYNMDSFLGQGLPGAEAYLNSYDHGSGNVISYFESNGQLPKTDLSTAKYSLQEARDSDKIKHIDRKPIERLADNVTGKGILSGVAWLRPIANIGE, encoded by the coding sequence ATGCATGCCGAGCAAACGGTTGTTGTCGAGGATGAATTCGGGATCGATGATACACTAAAGGATGATCTCAAGACCGTGGCAGGTATACCGGATGTGGAAAGAGTGATTGCACTTGGGGACATCGGCCCGTCAAAATCTGAAACTCCGGGATCGATAGCTGTTGCAACGACGGGCACGGTCTATCCTGAGTTCTGTTCGAATGTCGTCAACTGTGGCATGTCTCTCCTGCGGACCGGCCTCAAAGAAGAGGACGTGACTGATGAACTTCTAACCAAATTCTGTGAGCGCCTGCAAAGTCCAGACGAGCGTTTCAGTCCTGACAAGCAGGATACCATCGGTATGCTGGAACACGGCGCCGAGTACGTCGTTGACGAATGGGGATTCAGTCCGGACCTGTTGACCAACATCGAAAACGGCGGAAATATGTTCAAAACTGAAAACCGGACACGGGAGATTCGGGAGCTTGTCCCGCCGTGGATACTCAGTCACCCAAACGCACGTGAGGACACTCCTATTCCAAACCTATCAGGAAACCACTTTATCGAGTTCCAGGTCGTTGACGAGGTGTTAGATTCGGACACTGCGACAGAGTGGGGACTCAGTGAGGGCGATGTCTTGGTTGCCATGCATGGGGACTATCAACTCACCCTCTACATCAATTGGCACTACGCCAATCGCCACAAGTTCCGAGAACATGCCGCTCTTCAGGATAAAATCAAACTCCAACTCTCGAAGCTACTCTTCCACGCGTGGAGTGGCAGAGTCCGAGATCTCCCGCAGAACTGGAAATGTTACAATGGATCGGAGCGATTCTCGGGGATTGATACGAACACTGTCCAAGGGGACCGATACGTTCAGACCCAGCATGCAGCGATGAATTTCGGCTATGCCAATCGACTTCTCGCCAACTGCTATATGGCCGATGTGTTGGCAGATATCACTTCCAAAGCGAGCGACGCATCGCTGCTGTGGGATGTCGGGCACGACACCCTGCAGCGGGAATCCATTGGGGGAGAGGAATACTGGATACATCGGAAGGCTGCAGGTAATGCCGCTGCAGGTAAGCCTGCATTTATTTCGGGGTCGTACAATATGGATTCGTTTCTCGGCCAAGGACTTCCAGGTGCGGAAGCATATCTCAACTCCTACGACCACGGCAGTGGGAATGTAATCAGCTACTTTGAATCAAACGGCCAGCTACCCAAAACAGACCTATCAACTGCGAAGTACTCCTTGCAGGAGGCACGTGACAGTGATAAAATTAAACATATTGATAGGAAACCAATCGAAAGGCTGGCCGATAACGTGACTGGGAAAGGTATTCTTTCGGGAGTGGCGTGGCTTCGGCCCATTGCAAATATTGGCGAGTAA
- a CDS encoding IS1595-like element ISNph2 family transposase, with protein sequence MFPFELLSSEASAANLLEQVRWREGLCCPRCRSESVIKHGSYREYQRYLCKDCDRTFNDKTGTIFAHAKIGLDKLLFAFYSLLRFNTSIRQLDAEIDVSYRSLRRRVEQFARTLDAPAINLVGPVEIDEFYVSAGKKGRERDRESRSRALSKRGRGTYEEDKPPVFTLVDRGTGQRYVVPAKSADEATVRLLLENHEKESLTVYTDGFRAYDPLDDDEDFHRESVIHGDGEYVDGDAHVNTCESHASLARRWLSPHRGVSKDKLTAYLRPFQLRRRILRKPGREALKQIIREVL encoded by the coding sequence ATGTTCCCATTTGAATTGCTGAGCTCAGAGGCGAGCGCCGCGAACCTGCTGGAGCAGGTTCGCTGGCGCGAGGGCCTCTGTTGCCCGCGCTGCCGGTCTGAGTCGGTGATCAAACACGGCAGCTATCGAGAGTACCAGCGGTATCTCTGTAAGGATTGCGACCGCACGTTCAACGACAAGACCGGCACGATCTTCGCGCACGCGAAGATCGGCCTCGACAAGCTGTTGTTCGCGTTCTACTCGTTGCTCCGGTTCAACACGAGTATCCGCCAGTTAGACGCTGAAATTGACGTGTCGTATCGCTCACTTCGCCGGCGCGTCGAGCAGTTCGCCAGAACGCTCGACGCGCCAGCCATCAACCTCGTTGGCCCGGTCGAGATCGACGAGTTCTACGTCTCTGCCGGGAAGAAGGGCCGCGAGCGCGACCGAGAGTCGCGCTCGCGTGCTCTCTCGAAACGCGGACGAGGAACGTATGAGGAGGACAAACCACCAGTGTTCACGCTCGTTGATCGCGGCACCGGTCAGCGATACGTCGTCCCGGCGAAATCCGCCGACGAAGCGACGGTGCGACTCCTTCTCGAAAACCACGAGAAGGAGTCGCTAACCGTCTATACCGACGGATTTCGGGCATACGATCCACTTGACGATGATGAGGACTTCCACCGAGAATCAGTAATTCACGGTGACGGCGAGTACGTTGATGGAGACGCACACGTGAACACGTGCGAGAGCCACGCGTCGCTGGCGCGACGGTGGCTCTCGCCACATCGAGGCGTCTCAAAGGACAAACTGACAGCGTATCTTAGACCGTTCCAACTTCGGCGACGAATCCTCCGCAAACCGGGACGAGAAGCACTGAAACAGATTATTCGAGAAGTTCTCTGA
- a CDS encoding LicD family protein, which translates to MDIEEQFFDICAELETNKVAYWVDLGNLLGLVREGHLISWDDDIDLGVWSTDVEKVIDMFEESEDYEYKTKTYQKKVFAVKGRPRSYDVKVDIIVRSCEVHCW; encoded by the coding sequence ATGGACATTGAAGAGCAGTTTTTCGACATCTGTGCTGAGCTGGAAACTAACAAGGTCGCCTACTGGGTTGATTTGGGCAATTTACTCGGATTAGTCCGCGAAGGCCATCTCATAAGTTGGGATGACGATATCGATCTCGGTGTCTGGTCCACGGACGTTGAGAAAGTCATTGACATGTTCGAAGAGTCCGAAGATTATGAATACAAAACAAAAACATATCAAAAGAAAGTATTTGCAGTTAAGGGGAGACCTCGCAGTTATGATGTCAAAGTTGATATTATTGTTCGCTCTTGTGAAGTACATTGTTGGTGA
- a CDS encoding oligosaccharide flippase family protein, protein MRIGQTSVIYFLGKVTASVVGFLATIYFARVLGAEVLGFYAVAIAVAGWLKLGGSMGVSSAVQKRMSEGDDPDRYFVAGALMVAAFAAVAVSVLLLFRDQVNAYVGAEAALLVALLVTVQLLFAIVGAGLKGQRRVHVYGVLKPLKEASQSLTQVALVVPVLFGLGLTGLLAGKAIGAFLVTLLAIAVLGVSFKRPTLEHFKSLLDFAKYSWLGSVESRTFKEADIVIMGFFVSSALIGVYSIAWSLTMFLTLFGSSVRTTLFPEISNAASTKGKDAISLIEDGISYQGLILIPGFVGGTILSEQILQIYGDEFVQGTAVLWILILAVLLKGYQSQFLTALNGLDRPDISFYIYTAFILSNLILNVTLIYLFGWVGAAIATALSAGVGLSLSYIAVKRLSSFKTPTEMIAKQLTSALLMGIFVYAGLYIEQTFGLIEYNAITVGILVFSGALLYFVLLFVLSEEFRRTTRRNLPGFG, encoded by the coding sequence ATGAGGATCGGCCAGACCTCCGTGATCTACTTTCTCGGCAAGGTCACGGCCTCCGTCGTCGGCTTCCTCGCCACGATCTACTTCGCTCGAGTTCTCGGCGCAGAAGTGCTCGGCTTCTACGCCGTCGCGATCGCCGTCGCCGGCTGGCTCAAGCTCGGTGGCTCGATGGGCGTCAGCTCGGCCGTCCAGAAACGAATGAGTGAAGGCGACGATCCGGACCGGTACTTCGTCGCGGGCGCGCTGATGGTCGCCGCGTTCGCGGCCGTGGCCGTCTCAGTGCTGCTTCTCTTTCGCGACCAGGTGAACGCCTACGTCGGTGCGGAAGCAGCCCTTCTCGTCGCTTTACTGGTCACCGTCCAGCTCCTGTTTGCCATCGTCGGGGCCGGACTGAAAGGACAGCGTCGAGTCCACGTCTACGGCGTTCTCAAACCACTCAAGGAAGCGTCCCAGAGCCTGACACAGGTTGCACTCGTCGTTCCCGTCCTCTTCGGCCTCGGTCTCACGGGACTCCTCGCGGGCAAGGCGATCGGTGCCTTCCTCGTCACGCTCCTCGCTATCGCGGTGTTGGGCGTCAGTTTCAAACGTCCAACACTCGAACATTTCAAGAGTCTCCTCGATTTTGCCAAGTACTCCTGGCTCGGGAGCGTCGAGAGCCGGACCTTCAAGGAAGCTGATATCGTAATTATGGGATTTTTCGTCTCCTCCGCACTCATCGGCGTCTACTCCATCGCCTGGAGTCTGACGATGTTTCTTACCCTTTTTGGCTCTTCGGTGCGGACGACGCTCTTTCCTGAGATCAGCAACGCAGCATCGACCAAAGGGAAAGACGCCATCTCACTCATCGAAGATGGGATATCGTACCAGGGACTGATCCTGATACCCGGATTCGTTGGTGGCACGATACTCTCCGAACAGATTCTGCAGATATATGGTGACGAGTTCGTCCAGGGAACGGCTGTCCTCTGGATACTCATTCTGGCCGTCCTGTTGAAGGGGTACCAGTCCCAGTTCCTCACTGCACTCAACGGCCTGGATCGGCCCGATATCTCGTTCTACATCTACACCGCCTTTATTCTCTCCAACCTAATTTTGAACGTCACCCTTATCTACCTATTCGGTTGGGTCGGTGCCGCAATCGCAACAGCACTCTCTGCAGGTGTGGGGCTCTCGCTCTCATACATCGCCGTCAAGCGGCTGTCATCATTTAAAACACCAACAGAGATGATCGCTAAACAGCTAACTTCGGCACTGCTTATGGGTATTTTCGTCTATGCCGGTTTGTATATCGAACAGACATTCGGACTGATTGAGTACAACGCCATCACAGTCGGTATTCTCGTATTTTCAGGCGCTCTGCTATACTTTGTTTTACTGTTCGTATTGTCAGAGGAGTTCCGGCGTACCACACGGAGAAATTTACCCGGGTTTGGGTGA
- a CDS encoding PEP-utilizing enzyme: protein MTRPFVVILGAGRPFSGTVPSALQRISGDRRVLDWLIDAFSTTLENPEIHFVGGYRMDEIVEEYPDIHFSRNEDWEETGTIGSLLSAPLDETRPTYVCYADVVFQPEIVADLQSTAADAAVAIDERWRTRYRSRSEASRERAEKARYETADEPYVDRVASDLDPEEADAEFTGLTRLSPAAMRFVSDLVDRSLIGPEDDLADLVTALSVGEIHPEPVDVAGHWAELETAEDLARFVLDTKANTLKRLESMVTESTIAPQYTFTVDDFEDDPTTVADTIEATFDRPVIVRSSTLAEDGWEHSNAGRFESVLDVPPDDETALRNAIEAVIDSYDGNPHNQVLVQPMVPDVAASGVVMTRSVEHASPYYVINYDAETGSTVTVTDGSGDDIRTIIVRKDTADRSTANEPATGESIADRSVASTGDPALCLPALLRAVAELEEVVGHDGLDVEFAVTDDGEVYILQVRPMTVDPGEQTVDDGAVVRAIEEARDTFESRQSASPFVFGDRAIYGVMPDWNPAEIIGRTPRLLADSLYRYLIMDEVWARQRAEFGYRDVRPHPLMFSFAGQPYVDVRADFNSFIPAAVSDELAEKLVDHYLTRLEENPELHDKIEFEIAVTCLPFDFEHRAEPLREAGFTDAELDELREGLRGITQGAFERVEGGVDMAKVDDLERRYERLRTADIPDLQLVRTLLEDCRRLGTLPFAHLARAAFVAVSLLRSLERKGILTDEQVSEFLNSLETVAREFEHDGYLVAQGELGFEEYVERYGHLRPGTYDITSPRYAADPEGYLRPTVETASEPDSHPRPDAIWDGETAAEIEAELESIGLPADIDRFVDFLRDSIKGREYAKFIFSKNLSLALERLAAYGQEHDLDRDTLSHVSIEDVLELTTGHPPQEPAEWLHERAAEGQRRHTIAQAVELPPLLTEEREFDRFERPAREPNFVTTETVREQIAEPDEDDDPTLDGRIVLIPQADPGYDWLFGYDIAGLVTMYGGTNSHMAIRAAEFGLPAAIGVGESLYEQLSGAEVIELDCEAKAVERIR from the coding sequence ATGACTCGCCCCTTCGTCGTTATCCTCGGTGCCGGCCGCCCCTTCTCCGGCACCGTCCCCTCGGCACTCCAGCGCATCTCCGGCGATCGTCGCGTCCTCGATTGGCTCATCGATGCGTTCAGCACCACCCTGGAAAACCCAGAGATCCACTTCGTCGGCGGCTACCGCATGGACGAGATCGTCGAGGAGTACCCCGACATCCATTTCTCGCGCAACGAAGACTGGGAGGAGACCGGCACGATCGGCTCGCTCCTGTCGGCCCCCCTCGACGAGACCCGGCCCACCTACGTCTGCTATGCCGACGTCGTCTTCCAGCCCGAGATCGTCGCCGACCTCCAGAGCACCGCCGCCGACGCCGCGGTCGCGATCGACGAACGCTGGCGGACCCGCTACCGATCGCGCTCCGAGGCGAGCCGCGAGCGCGCCGAGAAAGCCCGCTACGAGACTGCCGACGAACCGTACGTCGATCGCGTCGCATCCGACCTCGATCCCGAGGAGGCCGACGCCGAGTTCACCGGCCTCACTCGACTCTCCCCCGCCGCGATGCGGTTCGTCTCCGATCTCGTCGATCGCAGCCTGATCGGCCCCGAGGACGACCTCGCGGATCTGGTCACCGCCCTCTCGGTCGGCGAGATCCACCCCGAACCGGTCGACGTGGCGGGCCACTGGGCGGAACTCGAAACCGCAGAGGACCTGGCGCGGTTCGTCCTCGACACCAAGGCCAACACGCTCAAGCGCCTCGAATCGATGGTCACCGAGAGCACGATCGCCCCCCAGTACACCTTCACCGTCGACGACTTCGAGGACGATCCGACCACCGTCGCCGACACGATCGAGGCCACCTTCGATCGCCCGGTGATCGTCCGATCGAGCACCCTCGCCGAGGACGGCTGGGAGCACTCCAACGCCGGCCGCTTCGAGAGCGTCCTCGACGTGCCGCCCGACGACGAGACCGCCCTGCGGAACGCGATCGAAGCTGTGATCGACTCCTACGACGGCAACCCACACAACCAGGTGCTCGTCCAGCCGATGGTCCCCGACGTCGCCGCCAGTGGCGTCGTGATGACCCGATCGGTCGAACACGCCAGCCCCTACTACGTGATCAACTACGACGCCGAGACGGGCAGCACGGTCACCGTCACTGACGGCAGCGGCGACGACATCCGGACGATTATCGTCCGCAAGGACACAGCTGACCGGTCCACGGCTAACGAGCCCGCAACGGGCGAATCTATCGCTGACAGATCGGTCGCCTCAACCGGTGATCCAGCCCTCTGCCTGCCGGCTCTTCTGCGGGCAGTTGCCGAACTCGAAGAGGTCGTCGGCCACGACGGACTAGATGTGGAGTTTGCCGTTACCGACGACGGCGAGGTGTATATTCTTCAGGTCAGACCGATGACAGTCGACCCCGGTGAACAGACCGTTGACGACGGCGCTGTCGTCCGGGCGATCGAAGAAGCCCGCGATACCTTCGAGTCCCGGCAGTCAGCTTCACCGTTCGTCTTCGGCGATCGGGCGATTTATGGAGTGATGCCCGACTGGAACCCGGCAGAGATTATCGGCCGGACGCCTCGCCTGCTGGCCGACTCCCTGTACCGGTACCTGATCATGGACGAGGTCTGGGCACGCCAGCGGGCTGAATTCGGCTATCGGGATGTCCGACCCCACCCCCTCATGTTCAGCTTTGCCGGCCAGCCGTACGTCGATGTACGTGCCGATTTCAACTCTTTCATCCCTGCGGCAGTCTCGGATGAGCTGGCCGAGAAGCTGGTCGATCACTACCTCACTCGGCTTGAAGAAAACCCCGAACTCCACGACAAAATCGAGTTCGAGATCGCGGTCACCTGCCTGCCATTCGATTTCGAGCACCGCGCCGAGCCGCTGCGGGAGGCCGGATTCACCGATGCAGAACTCGATGAACTCCGCGAGGGGTTACGAGGAATCACTCAGGGTGCGTTTGAGCGCGTCGAAGGCGGGGTCGATATGGCGAAGGTCGACGATCTCGAACGCCGGTACGAACGTCTCAGGACGGCTGACATCCCCGACCTACAGCTTGTCCGCACTCTGCTCGAGGACTGTCGACGGCTTGGAACACTGCCGTTCGCGCATCTAGCCCGAGCAGCGTTCGTCGCCGTCTCATTGCTTCGATCCCTCGAACGGAAAGGCATCCTGACAGACGAACAGGTGTCAGAGTTTCTCAACTCACTCGAGACCGTCGCCCGTGAATTCGAACATGACGGGTATCTGGTTGCTCAGGGAGAACTTGGTTTCGAAGAATACGTCGAGCGGTATGGGCACCTCCGGCCGGGCACATACGACATCACCTCTCCACGGTACGCCGCCGATCCGGAGGGTTATCTCCGGCCGACAGTTGAGACTGCGAGTGAACCAGATTCCCACCCCAGACCGGATGCGATCTGGGATGGCGAGACCGCAGCAGAAATCGAAGCTGAACTCGAATCGATCGGGCTTCCGGCGGATATTGATCGGTTCGTCGACTTCCTGCGTGATTCGATCAAAGGCCGAGAATATGCCAAGTTCATCTTCTCGAAGAACCTCAGCCTTGCACTCGAACGTCTGGCAGCTTACGGCCAAGAACACGATCTCGATCGCGATACCCTCTCACACGTCTCGATCGAAGACGTTCTCGAGCTCACGACAGGGCATCCACCCCAAGAGCCGGCTGAATGGCTCCATGAACGAGCTGCTGAGGGGCAGAGACGCCACACGATCGCCCAGGCCGTCGAGCTTCCACCGCTGCTGACTGAAGAACGGGAGTTTGACCGTTTCGAACGGCCAGCGCGTGAGCCGAACTTCGTTACAACCGAGACTGTCCGCGAACAGATAGCGGAGCCGGATGAGGACGATGATCCGACACTCGACGGCCGGATCGT